The proteins below come from a single Rosa rugosa chromosome 2, drRosRugo1.1, whole genome shotgun sequence genomic window:
- the LOC133729849 gene encoding uncharacterized protein LOC133729849 isoform X5 produces the protein MKRGRGLDFWACTIIYKRGERLVHGSDIHAIEIVGYLKVGNFVSGELQRCPIASFDLGRQVSNKLLFHCNLSHSLIKGLL, from the exons ATGAAAAGAGGAAGAGGATTGGATTTTTGGGCGTGTACAATAATTTACAAGAGGGGTGAAAGATTGGTGCATGGTTCAGATATACATGCAATTGAGATTGTTGGGTATCTGAAAGTAGGGAACTTTGTTTCTGGGGAACTTCAAAG GTGCCCTATTGCTTCGTTTGATTTGGGTCGTCAAGTATCGAATAAGTTATTGTTTCATTGCAATTTAAGCCACAGCCTTATTAAAG GACTCTTATGA
- the LOC133729849 gene encoding uncharacterized protein LOC133729849 isoform X2, with protein MIPRSGRFIHGMPCISIYDTKGFDQDCRLELEEDSSISRSSSVGNNSDESNGSSEGEVQSSFKGPLDTMDQLEEVLPVKGDEPTGHKEIFNHAHSSLRGVIERTFGVWKKKRSILRDMPFFPYEKQVKIVIATMALHNYIRRYAQQDIDFDESGNYSSEEMEDNEHDGDGPGRQEIEVLRNAIAQSLMNAST; from the exons ATGATCCCACGGTCCGGGAggttcatccatgggatgcctTGTATTTCGATCTACGACACAAAAGGGTTTGATCAGGATTGTCGTTTGGAGTTGGAGGAGGACTCTAGTATCTCGAGGTCCTCGTCGGTTGGTAATAACAGTGACGAGTCTAATGGGTCGTCGGAGGGTGAGGTTCAGAGCTCGTTTAAAGGGCCTTTGGACACCATGGACCAGCTTGAGGAGGTTTTGCCTGTCAA AGGTGATGAACCGACCGGTCATAAAGAAATATTCAATCATGCACATTCTTCACTCAGGGGTGTTATTGAGCGCACTTTTGGagtatggaaaaaaaaaaggagtattTTACGTGATATGCCATTTTTTCCGTATGAAAAACAAGTGAAGATAGTTATTGCTACTATGGCTCTTCATAATTACATAAGAAGATATGCTCAACaagatattgattttgatgaaagtgGAAATTATTCAAGTGAAGAGATGGAGGATAATGAACATGATGGAGATGGTCCAGGAAGACAAGAAATAGAGGTGTTAAGAAATGCAATTGCACAAAgtctaatgaatgcatctacttag
- the LOC133729849 gene encoding uncharacterized protein LOC133729849 isoform X4 has protein sequence MSIALDRNGNSGNGMIPRSGRFIHGMPCISIYDTKGFDQDCRLELEEDSSISRSSSVGNNSDESNGSSEGEVQSSFKGPLDTMDQLEEVLPVKCPIASFDLGRQVSNKLLFHCNLSHSLIKGLL, from the exons ATGTCTATTGCTTTGGACAGAAATGGGAATAGTGGGAATGGTATGATCCCACGGTCCGGGAggttcatccatgggatgcctTGTATTTCGATCTACGACACAAAAGGGTTTGATCAGGATTGTCGTTTGGAGTTGGAGGAGGACTCTAGTATCTCGAGGTCCTCGTCGGTTGGTAATAACAGTGACGAGTCTAATGGGTCGTCGGAGGGTGAGGTTCAGAGCTCGTTTAAAGGGCCTTTGGACACCATGGACCAGCTTGAGGAGGTTTTGCCTGTCAA GTGCCCTATTGCTTCGTTTGATTTGGGTCGTCAAGTATCGAATAAGTTATTGTTTCATTGCAATTTAAGCCACAGCCTTATTAAAG GACTCTTATGA
- the LOC133729849 gene encoding uncharacterized protein LOC133729849 isoform X3, with protein sequence MSIALDRNGNSGNGMIPRSGRFIHGMPCISIYDTKGFDQDCRLELEEDSSISRSSSVGNNSDESNGSSEGEVQSSFKGPLDTMDQLEEVLPVKCPIASFDLGRQVSNKLLFHCNLSHSLIKGKMKHSHISLCKMETP encoded by the exons ATGTCTATTGCTTTGGACAGAAATGGGAATAGTGGGAATGGTATGATCCCACGGTCCGGGAggttcatccatgggatgcctTGTATTTCGATCTACGACACAAAAGGGTTTGATCAGGATTGTCGTTTGGAGTTGGAGGAGGACTCTAGTATCTCGAGGTCCTCGTCGGTTGGTAATAACAGTGACGAGTCTAATGGGTCGTCGGAGGGTGAGGTTCAGAGCTCGTTTAAAGGGCCTTTGGACACCATGGACCAGCTTGAGGAGGTTTTGCCTGTCAA GTGCCCTATTGCTTCGTTTGATTTGGGTCGTCAAGTATCGAATAAGTTATTGTTTCATTGCAATTTAAGCCACAGCCTTATTAAAG GAAAAATGAAGCACTCGCATATATCTTTGTGCAAGATGGAAACTCCTTGA
- the LOC133729849 gene encoding uncharacterized protein LOC133729849 isoform X1 has protein sequence MSIALDRNGNSGNGMIPRSGRFIHGMPCISIYDTKGFDQDCRLELEEDSSISRSSSVGNNSDESNGSSEGEVQSSFKGPLDTMDQLEEVLPVKGDEPTGHKEIFNHAHSSLRGVIERTFGVWKKKRSILRDMPFFPYEKQVKIVIATMALHNYIRRYAQQDIDFDESGNYSSEEMEDNEHDGDGPGRQEIEVLRNAIAQSLMNAST, from the exons ATGTCTATTGCTTTGGACAGAAATGGGAATAGTGGGAATGGTATGATCCCACGGTCCGGGAggttcatccatgggatgcctTGTATTTCGATCTACGACACAAAAGGGTTTGATCAGGATTGTCGTTTGGAGTTGGAGGAGGACTCTAGTATCTCGAGGTCCTCGTCGGTTGGTAATAACAGTGACGAGTCTAATGGGTCGTCGGAGGGTGAGGTTCAGAGCTCGTTTAAAGGGCCTTTGGACACCATGGACCAGCTTGAGGAGGTTTTGCCTGTCAA AGGTGATGAACCGACCGGTCATAAAGAAATATTCAATCATGCACATTCTTCACTCAGGGGTGTTATTGAGCGCACTTTTGGagtatggaaaaaaaaaaggagtattTTACGTGATATGCCATTTTTTCCGTATGAAAAACAAGTGAAGATAGTTATTGCTACTATGGCTCTTCATAATTACATAAGAAGATATGCTCAACaagatattgattttgatgaaagtgGAAATTATTCAAGTGAAGAGATGGAGGATAATGAACATGATGGAGATGGTCCAGGAAGACAAGAAATAGAGGTGTTAAGAAATGCAATTGCACAAAgtctaatgaatgcatctacttag